In the genome of Podospora pseudocomata strain CBS 415.72m chromosome 2 map unlocalized CBS415.72m_2.2, whole genome shotgun sequence, one region contains:
- a CDS encoding uncharacterized protein (EggNog:ENOG503NYRV) — MAPTLALKRALGGGIAGKNQGLFSWGRTRTSSICLFCSLSTRPLTTTTRRRPLPLREQNSRLLAGGARSFHTTETLIPSATQMQEQQAVEPPRAKLARLLRELQIQIPEYVKSERLNLALRNLSEPPGQESIRVAILNPARENGHENTEASKSLLRAALADELGEEAAWETQLERHNLAEEPLIVRVKASEKGTAAPDTQVPTTFPEITAYSPTLGRNNLELLLAKFRPQATKTAEELEAELLVPGVQTTKPTAVISTPQTTLVPSAVHMTLLVGNGLRGALNALELAKSNPSSVIKTAVNLKSGTAVKEELEIQSQNYAYSPSKPHGLLDPNSSLPFFTVDSFAAIEGLDALRAGRAEVFSELWTEGNVKQIRDWLRANTEATEKIKPPVQHLIGSILSRAKEGLEQQERQQQLSQHNQANLVEIEATIRRLDQEIVSWAQSAHEELQSRLDSAFSNHLWRSLSWWKLFWRADDVTLNTSELVTSYFLPRAEQEVVYLAGKVAASFPTISPAISYPVDPEEKLVSTPGLTAVEMEHHGKWPVQITSTRQYLLETTVPALQALAQKLVVQSASLTGLNSVLAGLVYFSGFGAYECGAIAALGLVVALKRMQKRWDEARGYWEEEVREEGRKAVKRVEGQVARGVGDVLFRGVKTERVGGGRGERVREVLEEAEEVLRRL, encoded by the coding sequence ATGGCGCCGACATTGGCGCTTAAACGGgcgctggggggagggatagcgGGGAAGAATCAGGGATTATTCTCCTGGGGGAGAACGAGGACGTCGTCGATATGCCTGTTTTGTTCCTTGTCTACACGACCCCTCACTACTACTACGAGACGACGACCGTTGCCATTGCGAGAACAGAATAGCAGATTGCTAGCCGGCGGCGCACGCAGTTTCCATACGACTGAGACCTTGATACCGTCTGCGACACAAATGCAAGAACAGCAAGCAGTTGAACCACCCCGCGCGAAACTAGCTCGTCTGCTTCGAGAGCTTCAAATACAGATCCCCGAATACGTCAAGAGCGAACGTTTGAACCTCGCCTTGCGCAATTTGTCGGAGCCACCAGGACAAGAGTCAATACGTGTTGCGATACTCAACCCGGCTAGAGAGAATGGACACGAGAACACAGAGGCTTCAAAAAGTTTATTACGAGCTGCCCTCGCCGACGAGCTTGGAGAAGAGGCGGCATGGGAGACACAGCTGGAACGCCACAATTTGGCAGAGGAACCTTTGATCGTGCGGGTAAAGGCATCTGAGAAGGGGACAGCAGCACCGGACACCCAAGTGCCGACAACATTTCCAGAGATCACGGCCTACTCACCAACGCTGGGCCGGAATAACCTCGAGCTGTTGTTGGCAAAGTTCAGGCCGCAAGCAACCAAAACCGCAGAGGAGTTGGAGGCAGAGCTTCTTGTACCTGGCGTACAAACAACCAAGCCCACCGCAGTGATATCAACACCGCAAACAACTCTGGTCCCCTCAGCAGTACACATGACGTTATTAGTAGGGAATGGTCTCAGAGGCGCGCTCAACGCTCTCGAACTTGCCAAGTCCAACCCTTCCTCTGTGATCAAAACCGCAGTAAACCTCAAATCCGGGACCGCGGTCAAGGAAGAGCTCGAAATTCAATCACAAAACTACGCCTATTCCCCATCAAAACCCCACGGCCTCCTCGACCCCAACAGCagtctccccttcttcacagTCGATTCCTTCGCCGCCATCGAAGGCCTTGACGCCCTCCGCGCCGGCAGAGCAGAAGTCTTCAGTGAGCTCTGGACAGAAGGTAACGTCAAGCAGATCCGCGACTGGCTCAGAGCCAACACGGAAGCAACCGAGAAGATCAAGCCCCCAGTCCAGCACCTCATCGGGTCTATTCTTTCCCGAGCTAAAGAGGGCCTTGAACAGCAAGAAAGACAACAGCAACTTTCCCAGCATAACCAGGCTAATCTCGTCGAAATCGAAGCAACTATCAGGCGCCTCGACCAGGAGATTGTCTCTTGGGCGCAGTCGGCCCACGAGGAACTGCAGAGTCGGCTTGACTCTGCTTTTTCCAACCACCTCTGGCGCAGCCTTAGTTGGTGGAAACTGTTTTGGAGAGCGGATGATGTCACGCTCAACACGTCGGAGCTGGTGACGTCTTATTTTTTGCCGAGGGCAGAGCAGGAAGTGGTCTACCTAGCTGGTAAAGTCGCTGCTTCATTTCCCACCATCAGCCCCGCGATAAGCTATCCTGTCGACCCGGAAGAGAAGTTGGTCTCGACACCGGGGCTGACTGCGGTTGAGATGGAACACCATGGGAAATGGCCTGTTCAAATCACGTCCACGAGACAGTATCTGCTTGAGACTACGGTCCCTGCCTTGCAGGCGTTGGCGCAGAAGCTGGTCGTCCAATCGGCTAGCTTGACGGGGTTGAACTCGGTGctggcggggttggtgtaCTTCAGTGGGTTTGGGGCGTATGAGTGTGGTGCTATTGCtgcgttggggttggtggtggcgttgAAGAGGATGCAGAAGAGGTGGGATGAGGCGAGGGGGtattgggaggaggaagtgagggaggaggggaggaaggcggtgaagagggtggaggggcaggtggcgaggggggtgggagatgTTTTGTTTaggggggtgaagacggaaagggtgggaggggggaggggggagagggtgagggaggtgttggaagaggcggaggaggttttgaggaggttgtga
- a CDS encoding uncharacterized protein (COG:S; EggNog:ENOG503P4CM): MRPPPFFQSLLRQPRRPIQLGGVARPRNSSTFPPPPPPQSSAKLSRAEKILSRLPRPLQKYTTSLRSAPTTHVVAFLILHEITAIVPLVGLVGVFHYGNWLPVGWLGESETVKEGVGIFERYARRKGWLDEGEGGSEGDEGEKGGIMEHWRENGRYKLVMEVGVAWAVCKFLLPVRIGVSLWGTPWLARGIGRWGGVFKRGC; this comes from the coding sequence ATGCGCCCCCCACCATTTTTCcaatccctcctccggcagccCCGCCGCCCAATCCAACTCGGAGGAGTCGCACGACCTCGAAACAGCAGCACCtttcccccacctccaccaccgcagtcGTCAGCCAAACTCTCCCGCGCAGAAAAGATTCTGTCCAGACTGCCACGCCCCTTGCAAAAATACACCACCTCTTTGCGGTCCGCGCCCACTACGCACGTGGTCGCGTTTTTGATACTGCATGAGATTACTGCCATTGTGCCTttggttgggctggttgGGGTGTTTCACTATGGGAATTGGCTGCCAGTGGGGTGGTTAGGGGAAAGTGAGACTGTtaaggagggggtgggaattTTCGAGAGGTATGCtaggaggaaggggtggttagatgagggggaggggggatcggagggggatgaaggggaaaagggggggataATGGAGCATTGGAGGGAGAATGGGAGGTATAagctggtgatggaggttggTGTGGCGTGGGCGGTTTGCAAGTTTTTGTTGCCGGTAAGGATTGGGGTTAGTTTGTGGGGGACGCCTTGGTTGGCCagggggattgggaggtgggggggggttttcaagagggggtgttga
- the ndk1 gene encoding nucleoside diphosphate kinase Ndk1 (COG:F; BUSCO:EOG09264YKY; EggNog:ENOG503P274) produces MPSTDTAVPRRQQQRDGGGGGWLARCRGVFGNESPAFYVLLMWVVVLTAVVFSDGFDPTSSRASSAVRAPAASEQNSFFPSSSSPPPPLLVNSPADSQEPAKMSTEQTFIAIKPDGVQRGLVGPIISRFENRGYKLVALKLVTPGEEHLQKHYEDLKDKPFFPGLIKYMSSGPIAAMVWEGRDAVKTGRVLLGATNPLASAPGTIRGDFAIDVGRNVCHGSDSVENAKKEIALWFKPEELNSYKAAAFDWVYEKA; encoded by the exons ATGCCGAGTACAGACACAGCTGTTCCGagacgacagcagcagcgagatggcggcggcggtggttggcTGGCGAGGTGTCGGGGCGTGTTTGGGAACGAGTCTCCTGCATTCTATGTCCTCCTAATGTGGGTCGTTGTGTTAACGGCTGTGGTCTTTTCTGACGGCTTCGACCCCACCTCGTCCCGAGCCTCCTCAGCTGTTCGGGCTCCAGCGGCTTCTGAACAAAAttccttttttccctcttcctcctctcctcctccaccacttcTTGTCAATTCTCCAGCAGACTCTCAAGAACCAGCCAAAATGTCCACCGAGCAGAC CTTCATTGCTATCAAGCCCGATGGCGTCCAG CGTGGCCTCGTTGGTCCCATCATCTCTCGCTTCGAGAACCGTGG CTACAAGCTCGTTGCCCTGAAGCTCGTCACCCCCGGCGAGGAGCACCTCCAGAAGCACTACGAGGACCTCAAGGACAAGCCCTTCTTCCCTGGTCTCATCAAGT ACATGTCCTCCGGCCCCATTGCCGCCATGGTCTGGGAGGGCCGTGACGCCGTCAAGACCGGCCGTGTCCTCCTCGGtgccaccaacccccttgcCTCCGCTCCTGGCACCATCCGCGGTGACTTCGCCATCGATGTCGGCCGCAACGTCTGCCACGGCTCCGACTCTGTCGAGaacgccaagaaggagattgccCTCTGGTTCAAGCCTGAGGAGCTCAACAGCTACAAGGCTGCTGCCTTTGACTGGGTCTACGAGAAGGCCTAA
- the ubc7 gene encoding ubiquitin conjugating enzyme Ubc7/UbcP3 (COG:O; EggNog:ENOG503NW12) — protein MATSTAHRRLLQEYRALTNNPPEGITAGPVTEDDLLHWEALIQGPEGTPFEGGVFAAELKFPRDYPLAPPTMKFLCDVWHPNVYPSGMVCISILHPPGDDPNHYEHASERWSPIQSVEKILISVMSMLAEPNDESPANVEAAKMWRERRGEYEERVREGVRKSLGL, from the exons ATGgcaacctccaccgcccaccgccgcctcctccaagaatACCGCGCCctaaccaacaacccccccgaAGGCATCACCGCCGGCCCCGTAACAGAAgacgacctcctccactggGAAGCGCTAATCCAAGGCCCCGAAGGAACCCCCTTCGAAGGAGGTGTCTTTGCCGCCGAGTTAAAATTTCCGAGGGATTACCCCCTCGCGCCACCAACGATGAAGTTTCTTTGTGATGTTTGGCATCCTAATG TCTACCCCTCCGGCATGGTCTGCATCTCAATCCTGCACCCCCCCGGCGACGACCCGAACCACTACGAGCACGCGAGCGAGCGCTGGTCCCCGATCCAGAGCGTGGAAAAGATCTTGATTAGCGTCATGAGCATGCTTGCTGAGCCGAACGATGAGAGCCCGGCGAATGTGGAGGCTGCGAAGatgtggagggagaggaggggggagtatgaagagagggtgagggagggggtgaggaagagtttggggttgtga
- the ROT2 gene encoding glucosidase II (CAZy:GH31; EggNog:ENOG503NUB9; COG:G; BUSCO:EOG09260B3X) — protein MHLSGPLSGRWTAYLGLISTLSGVITPAVAVKEHDFKKCAQSGFCSRNRALADHVLSTNSWSSPYSILPESGSFKDGQYQAVVLKTINDNGDTVRLPLTVSFLESGTARVTIDEEKRQKGEIELRHDSKARKERYNEAEKWVIVGGLTLDKEAKVDFEDKSQLTVKYGPTSNFEAVIKFAPFGIDFKRDGVSQIKFNDQGLLNVEHWRPKIEKPAVENKDTSEGEQNQEDKEEEKKEEEEPKGEDESTWWDESFGSNTDSKPRGPESVGLDITFSGFEHVYGIPSHTGPLSLKTTRGGDGSYSEPYRLYNADVFEYILDSPMTLYGSIPFMQAHRKGSSVGVFWLNAAETWVDITKGKDSKNPMSLGIGSKTSTHTHWFSESGLLDVFVFLGPTPKDLTAKYGELTGTTTMPQEFALGYHQCRWNYVSDEDVKDVDRKMDKFKMPYDVIWLDIEYTDDKKYFTWDEHSFKDPIGMGKQLESHGRQLVTIIDPHIKNTDNYPVVAELKSKDLAVKNKDGNIFEGWCWPGSSHWIDAFKPAAREWWATLFKYASFKGSMENTWIWNDMNEPSVFNGPETTMPKDNLHDGNWEHRDVHNLNGMTFHNATHHALKTRKPGELRRPFVLTRAFFAGSQRIGAMWTGDNTAEWGHLKESIPMILSQNIAGFPFSGADVGGFFGNPDKQLLTRWYQAGAFYPFFRGHAHIDARRREPYLMGEPYNTIIAGALRLRYSLLPSWYTAFHQAHVDGTPIVKPLYYTHPDEEAGFPIDNQFFVGNTGLLVKPVTEENKETQDIFVPDNEVYYDYFTYNVVASGRAGKTVTVAAPLEKLPLLMRGGHIFPRRDIPRRSSQLQKWDDYTLVLTIPKDGKHAEGELYVDDGDSYDFEQGQYINRRFVYDGAAKTITSVDKEGRDTKSVKQGEWLKKYNGVRVDKIVVVGAEEKVWGKKTEVDVVDESGKGAWKAKVEFTPADKAAGRASFAVIKRVGASIGSDWKVKL, from the exons ATGCACCTCTCAGGCCCGCTGTCCGGGAGGTGGACAGCTTATCTCGGGCTGATATCTACACTTTCCGGCGTCATTACACCAGCAG TTGCCGTCAAGGAACATGATTTCAAAAAGTGCGCCCAGTCGGGCTTCTGCTCGCGAAACCGAGCGCTTGCTGACCacgtcctctccaccaactcgTGGTCGTCTCCATACTCTATCCTTCCCGAATCCGGGTCCTTCAAGGACGGACAGTACCAAGCTGTCGTATTGAAGACTATCAACGACAATGGTGACACTGTCCGGCTTCCATTGACCGTTTCCTTCCTCGAATCCGGCACCGCCCGAGTTACGATTGATGAAGAGAAGAGGCAAAAGGGCGAGATCGAACTGCGCCATGACAGCAAGGCCCGGAAGGAGCGATACAATGAAGCCGAGAAATGGGTTATTGTTGGAGGGCTAACACTTGACAAGGAAGCCAAGGTGGATTTCGAAGACAAGTCACAGCTCACTGTCAAGTATGGACCTACCTCCAACTTCGAAGCCGTCATCAAGTTCGCTCCCTTTGGAATCGATTTTAAGCGCGATGGAGTCAGCCAGATCAAGTTCAACGACCAGGGGCTGCTGAACGTGGAGCACTGGAGGCCCAAGATTGAGAAGCCAGCGGTTGAGAACAAGGACACCTCCGAGGGCGAGCAGAACCAGGAGgacaaggaagaggagaagaaggaggaggaggaacccaagggcgaggacgagagCACCTGGTGGGACGAGTCCTTTGGCAGCAACACCGATTCGAAGCCTCGTGGCCCCGAAAGTGTTGGCCTCGATATCACCTTCTCGGGCTTCGAGCATGTCTACGGCATTCCTTCTCACACCGGCCCTCTGTCACTGAAGACCACTCGCGGCGGGGATGGCAGCTACAGCGAGCCCTACAGGCTCTACAACGCCGACGTTTTCGAGTACATTCTTGACAGCCCGATGACGCTTTATGGCTCCATTCCTTTCATGCAGGCTCACCGCAAGGGCTCCAGCGTTGGTGTTTTCTGGCTCAATGCTGCCGAGACCTGGGTCGATAtcaccaagggcaaggacTCCAAGAACCCCATGTCTCTTGGTATTGGCTCCAAAACCAGCACCCACACTCACTGGTTCTCGGAAAGTGGTCTTCTGGACGTCTTTGTTTTCCTTGGCCCTACCCCCAAGGATCTTACCGCCAAATATGGCGAgctcaccggcaccaccaccatgccTCAGGAGTTTGCCCTCGGTTACCATCAGTGCCGCTGGAACTACGTCTCGGACGAGGATGTCAAGGATGTCGACCGCAAGATGGACAAGTTCAAGATGCCCTATGATGTCATTTGGCTCGATATTGAGTACACGGATGATAAGAAGTACTTCACCTGGGATGAGCATAGCTTCAAGGACCCCATCGGCATGGGCAAGCAGTTGGAGAGCCACGGTCGCCAGCTGGTCACTATTATCGACCCTCATATCAAGAACACTGACAACTACCCCGTCGTTGCCGAGCTCAAGTCCAAGGACTTGGCTgtcaagaacaaggatgGCAACATCTTTGAGGGCTGGTGCTGGCCAGGCAGCTCCCACTGGATTGATGCTTTCAAGCCTGCCGCCCGTGAGTGGTGGGCTACCCTCTTCAAGTATGCCTCGTTCAAAGGCTCCATGGAGAACACCTGGATTTGGAACGACATGAATGAGCCTTCGGTCTTTAACGGTCCCGAGACGACCATGCCCAAGGACAACCTTCATGATGGCAACTGGGAGCATCGTGATGTCCACAACCTTAACGGTATGACCTTCCACAACGCCACACATCATGCTCTCAAAACCCGCAAGCCTGGCGAGCTCCGCCGTCCATTTGTCCTCACCCGCGCCTTCTTTGCCGGCTCTCAGCGCATCGGTGCCATGTGGACCGGTGACAACACTGCCGAGTGGGGCCATCTCAAAGAATCCATCCCCATGATTTTGTCCCAAAACATCGCCGGCTTCCCCTTCTCCGGCGCTGACGTCGGTGGCTTCTTCGGCAACCCTGACAAGCAGCTCTTGACTCGTTGGTACCAGGCCGGTGCTTTCTACCCCTTCTTCCGCGGCCATGCTCACATTGATGCCCGCCGCCGCGAGCCTTACCTCATGGGGGAGCCgtacaacaccatcatcgctGGTGCCCTCCGCCTTCGTTACAGCCTTTTGCCATCATGGTACACCGCCTTCCACCAAGCCCACGTCGACGGCACTCCCATCGTCAAGCCGCTGTACTACACTCACCCTGACGAAGAGGCTGGTTTCCCCATCGATAACCAATTCTTCGTCGGCAACACCGGCCTTCTCGTCAAGCCTGTTACcgaggagaacaaggagaCTCAGGACATCTTCGTCCCTGACAACGAAGTCTACTACGATTACTTTACTTACAATGTCGTTGCCTCTGGCAGGGCCGGGAAGACGGTCACGGTTGCCGCTCCGCTGGAGAAGCTCCCCCTTCTGATGCGTGGTGGCCATATCTTCCCCCGCCGTGACATTCCCCGCCGCTCTTCGCAGCTCCAGAAGTGGGATGACTACACTTTGGTGTTGACCATTCCCAAGGACGGAAAGCACGCGGAGGGCGAGTTGTACGTGGATGACGGCGATTCTTATGACTTTGAACAGGGGCAGTACATCAACCGCAGGTTTGTTTACGATGGCGCCGCCAAGACCATCACGTCGGTTGATAAGGAGGGCAGGGATACCAAGAGCGTCAAGCAAGGGGAGTGGCTCAAGAAGTACAatggggtgagggtggacAAGATCGTGGTTgtgggggcggaggagaaggtgtgggggaagaagaccgaggtggatgttgttgatgagagcGGGAAGGGGGCGTGGAAGGCAAAGGTGGAGTTTACTCCTGCTGACAAGGCCGCCGGGAGGGCGAGCTTTGCGGTTATCAAGAGGGTGGGTGCGAGCATTGGGAGTGATTGGAAGGTTAAGCTCTAA
- a CDS encoding uncharacterized protein (EggNog:ENOG503P5ET): MTPFYHALIRTHHITSRKKVAHLRKAAREFEVYALLRSGGCPGIMYCKGSEQGVKSWVGTVQRLRYKDFHLASKPSLTLSPENQSQEPTGLFELSAVNDFASAMESRGITTWWRKAMDFT; this comes from the exons ATGACCCCGTTCTACCATGCCTTGATCCGAACTCACCACATCACCTCCCGCAAAAAGGTTGCCCACCTCCGCAAAGCAGCTCGTGAGTTCGAGGTCTATGCTCTCCTCCGAAGCGGTGGTTGCCCAGGCATCATGTACTGCAAGGGCAGCGAACAAGGTGTGAAGTCCTGGGTGGGAACTGTCCAG AGACTCCGCTACAAAGACTTCCACCTAGCCTCCAAACCATCCCTTACACTATCACCCGAAAACCAATCCCAAGAACCCACCGGCCTCTTTGAACTCTCCGCAGTCAACGACTTTGCCTCAGCCATGGAATCCCGCGGCATAACCACCTGGTGGAGAAAAGCAATGGACTTTACCTAA
- the SMD3 gene encoding small nuclear ribonucleoprotein Sm D3 (EggNog:ENOG503P34G; COG:A), which yields MTSTIGIPIKLLNEAQGHIVTLEITSGQTYRGKLIEAEDNMNVQLKDITVTARDGRVSHLEQVYIRGSHVRFFIVPDMLRNAPMFRSRNVRGRGVGLARGRATVSRARASGGPPRGGR from the exons ATGACCTCCACAATCGGCATCCCCATCAAACTCCTCAACGAGGCCCAA GGCCACATCGTAACACTGGAAATAACCTCCGGCCAAACCTACCGCggcaagctcatcgaggCAGAGGACAACATGAACGTCCAGCTCAAGGACATCACCGTCACGGCCCGCGACGGCCGCGTCTCCCACCTCGAGCAGGTCTACATCCGGGGATCTCACGTCCGGTTCTTCATCGTGCCCGACATGCTCCGCAACGCGCCCATGTTCAGGAGCAGGAACgtcagggggaggggtgtcgggttggcgagggggagAGCGACGGTTAGTAGGGCTAGGGCGAGCGGGGGGCCgccgaggggggggaggtaa
- a CDS encoding uncharacterized protein (COG:L; EggNog:ENOG503Q45T), producing the protein MNDSAIRDSLQIGQPTCPITKGCILEGELAVYSGKEHRILNFYKIRKHIFRSGTFIGTAQDSQAHSWEHLMIVYYDVRMLDDTSLLSVRIQRAKSDLRRAFAECITAKGEGLVLKSDDPYFNFDSMRRPYRCCAIKLKKEYISNFGDIGAFAIVGARYDAAKARTYNIPHLKWAHFYGYDSAADEGIDRDRDRDVLSEDAHDENTLQNRTRSIEASCGLSSFSVLLSPCIANFPYVGDLLRCHGIHEPVIDANSWKETRFASTKRLALVEPQRREATQAFFDVITSLELRKRGLDEHEYIPIFDWRVLERMKTEEAKKEMEARGER; encoded by the exons ATGAACGACAGTGCCATCAGGGATTCCCTACAAATAGGCCAGCCCACATGCCCTATCACAAAGGGGTGCATCTTGGAAGGGGAACTTGCCGTTTACAGTGGCAAG GAACATAGAATTCTCAACTTCTACAAGATCAGAAAGCACATTTTCAGATCTGGGACCTTCATTGGAACTGCACAGGATTCACA GGCACATTCATGGGAACACCTCATGATTGTCTACTATGACGTCCGCATGCTTGACGACACATCATTACTTTCAGTCAGAATTCAGAGAG CCAAATCGGACCTGCGCCGTGCTTTTGCCGAGTGTATCACCGCCAAGGGAGAGGGGCTTGTCCTCAAGTCAGATGACCCCTACTTCAACTTTGACAGCATGCGAAGACCCTATAGATGCTGTGCCATCAAGCTAAAGAAGGAATACATCAGCAACTTTGGAGACATTGGGGCCTTTGCAATAGTTGGTGCCCGGTATGACGCTGCAAAAGCCAGAACCTACAACATTCCTCACCTCAAGTGGGCACACTTCTAT GGGTATGATAGTGCAGCAG ACGAAGGCATCGACCGCGACCGCGACCGTGATGTACTCTCCGAGGACGCTCACGACGAGAATACTCTGCAAAATCGGACACGATCAATTGAGGCCTCATGCGGGCTATCGTCCTTTTCAGTCCTGCTGTCTCCTTGCATAGCCAACTTTCCGTATGTTGGAGATTTACTCAGATGCCATGGAATCCATGAGCCTGTCATAGATGCCAATAGCTGGAAGGAGACACGGTTTGCCTCGACGAAAAGACTGGCGTTGGTTGAGCCCCAGCGACGTGAGGCTACTCAGGCCTTTTTTGACGTCATTACATCGCTCGAGTTGAGGAAACGAGGCTTGGATGAGCATGAGTATATCCCCATCTTTGATTGGAGGGTATTGGAGAGAAtgaagacggaggaggctaagaaggagatggaggcgagGGGAGAAAGATGA